A window of Apium graveolens cultivar Ventura chromosome 8, ASM990537v1, whole genome shotgun sequence contains these coding sequences:
- the LOC141679462 gene encoding VQ motif-containing protein 11-like, producing the protein MASGSSYPNKPNNKNKSPMNASSVQLDAGEKTTIYVNADPSNFKAVVQKLTGCNTDPTIQNFPITISPHPLNKNHGYVDVRRIRPSFNLQDPIQNTRNLHLQLNQNGLVLAESFSAPRKRMMDASPLSILDTFTGGSGGSTPRTPLSPSVQEEIAIANKEFYLHPRPFATSRMPEPKLLPLFPTSPNS; encoded by the coding sequence ATGGCTTCTGGTTCATCTTACCCCAACAAACCAAATAACAAGAACAAATCACCAATGAATGCAAGTAGTGTCCAACTCGATGCGGGAGAAAAAACCACCATCTATGTTAATGCCGACCCCTCAAACTTTAAGGCAGTAGTTCAGAAACTAACCGGGTGCAACACTGATCCCACCATCCAAAACTTCCCCATCACCATTTCTCCCCATCCACTCAATAAAAACCATGGCTATGTTGATGTCCGTCGTATAAGACCATCTTTTAACCTGCAAGATCCAATACAAAACACAAGAAACCTCCATTTACAACTCAACCAAAATGGGCTAGTGCTTGCTGAGTCTTTTTCTGCACCTAGAAAAAGAATGATGGATGCCTCGCCTCTGTCAATATTAGACACATTTACAGGTGGTAGTGGTGGGAGTACTCCAAGAACACCTTTGTCACCTTCTGTTCAAGAGGAAATAGCTATTGCTAATAAAGAATTTTATTTGCATCCCCGTCCATTTGCTACTTCTAGGATGCCTGAGCCGAAGTTActccctcttttcccaacatcTCCAAATTCCTAA